The segment TATCCCTCGGAATGACCCGGCAGCAGGCGATGCGCTTCATTATTCTGCCCCAGGCCATCAAACGGATGGTTCCCGCCTTCGGGAATGAATTCATCGTACTTGTTAAGGATTCCTCGCTGCTGGCGCTGATTGCCGCCCCTGAGATTATGTACTGGAGCAATACCATGAAAGGCCAATACCTGCGGATCTGGGAGCCTTATCTGACCGCTGCACTGATCTATTTCATCCTGACCTACTCCCTCAGCAAGCTGCTTAATTATATCGAACGGAAGGTGTAACCCCTATGGAACCGGTTATTTCAGTCAAGCATCTGCACAAATCATTCGGTGCCCATCAGGTACTGACGGATATCAGCGTCGACATTCACAGCCGGGAGGTTGTGGTCGTCATCGGGCCTTCGGGCTCGGGCAAATCGACCTTTCTGCGCTGCCTTAATCTGCTGGAGCAGCCGCAAAAGGGCGATATTATCATTGAAGGCACTTCCTTGATGGCCAAGAGCACAAGGATTAACGATATCCGTACTGAGGTGGGGATGGTTTTTCAGCAGTTCAATCTGTTTCCGCACCGCACAGTGATCGAGAACATCATGCTGGCCCCGATGAAGGTGCGGAAATGGACGGAGGATCAAGCGAGGCAGAAGGCTGTAGAGCTGCTGCAAAAGGTGGGCCTCAGTGAGAAGGCGGAGATGTATCCTGCCTCGCTCTCCGGCGGTCAGGCCCAGCGGGTGGCGATTGCCCGGGCGCTGGCGATGGAGCCGAAGATCATGCTGTTCGACGAGCCGACCTCGGCCCTGGACCCCGAGATGGTGGGCGAGGTGCTGGCCGTAATGAAGGAGCTGGCCCTTGAGGGGATGACTATGGTTG is part of the Paenibacillus sp. FSL M7-0420 genome and harbors:
- a CDS encoding amino acid ABC transporter ATP-binding protein, translating into MEPVISVKHLHKSFGAHQVLTDISVDIHSREVVVVIGPSGSGKSTFLRCLNLLEQPQKGDIIIEGTSLMAKSTRINDIRTEVGMVFQQFNLFPHRTVIENIMLAPMKVRKWTEDQARQKAVELLQKVGLSEKAEMYPASLSGGQAQRVAIARALAMEPKIMLFDEPTSALDPEMVGEVLAVMKELALEGMTMVVVTHEMGFAREVGDRVLFMEQGAIVEQGAPEQLFGSPSHERTREFLSKVL